GCTGCACGGCATCACTCCGCACGACCTGCCCACCTTCCTGTTGGTGCCGGTCGTTCTGGCCGCGGTCGCGCTGGGTGCGTGTTTTCTGTCGAGTCGACGCGCCACTCACATCGATCCGATGGCCGCCATGCGGGTTGAGTAGGCTCTTCCATTTTTTCTGTTATGAACGATCTGCGTTTTGCGCTTCGCAGCCTGTCGAAAACTCCAGGCTTCACCCTCATTGCCGTGCTCACGCTGGCCCTCGCCATCGGCGCCAACACCGCCATTTTCGCGATCGTCAACGACCTCCTGCTGAAGCCGCTGGTGCCGGCCGGCGACCGTCCGGTGGTGAACGTGTTTCACGGTGAAGGCGACGCGGGCCGCGCCTACCGCGGTTTCTCCTGGCAGGAGCTGCAGGAACTCCGGCAAGAGAATCCGGTATTCGAAGATGCCGCCGCGGTCGACTTCGTCCTCGCCGGCGTGGGCGACGGCAACAACGTCCGTCGCACCTTCGCCTTTTTTGGCACCGAGAATCTGCTCAACCTCATCGACCAAACACCCGTGCGGGGTCGCTTTTTTGAGGCCGCTGAATCGCTGCCTGGCGCGAACATTCCCGTGGTCTTCGCGAGCCACTCGCTATGGCAACGACTGGGCGCCAAGGAAGATTTTGTGGGCAGCGAGCTGCGCATCAACGGCCACCCCTACACCGTCATCGGCGTGGGCGCGCGCGATCTGTCGTTGGGCCACGCCCTCATCACGCCGGAGATCTGGTTGCCCTTCGGCATGCACGATACCTTCCGCGGCAATCTTATCCAAAACACCGAGGCCGACGCGGCCGTCGCCCTCGACAATCCCCGCCGCCATAGCCTGAACGTCATGGCCCGCCTCCGCCCGGGACTCGGCTTGGCTGGCGCGACTGCTCAGTTGCCCGTGCTCGATCAGCGTCTCGACGCCATTGATACGGACCCGGGCGAGGCACCGCGCCGGCTGGAGATCGAAGCCCCGTCGCGCATCAACATCAGCTCCGTGCCCAGCGGCGACCAAGGCGTGGGCATATTTGGCGCGCTCTTGCTCGGCATGGCCGGCGTCGTCCTGCTCATCGCCTGTCTGAACCTCGCCAACATGTTGCTGGCGCGAGGCGCCGCGCGCACCCGGGAGTTTGCCGTGCGCCTCGCCCTCGGCGCGTCGCGGGGCCGCATCATCCGCCAGTTGCTGGCCGAGGGGCTCGTCCTCTCCCTGGTCGGTGGGGCCGCCGGTGTCCTGCTCGCGCTGTGGGCCAACGACCTGCTCATCAACTCGATCTCCGGCCTGTTCTCCTCCATGAATTTCGCCGTGCTGGTGGAAGCGGAGCCCGACCCCGCAGTGCTGCTCGCGACCCTGGGATTTTGCGCCATCGCCACCATCTTGTCCGGTCTCGGTCCGGCCCTGAAAAGCTCGCGCGTCGGTCTCGTGGAAGACCTCAAGTATCAAGGCGCCGAATCCACCGCGACCGGCAGCTGGAACCGTTTCTTCTCGGCGCGTCACCTGCTGGTCATGGGACAAATCTCGCTCTCCCTCGCGCTGATCTTTGCCGCCGGACTTTTTCTCCGCGGCGCCCTCAATGCCGGTGGTCTCGACCTCGGTTTTGAGAAAGACCACGGCCTGCTGGTGGAGTTGGATTACGCGCTCACCGACACGCCGGCACCACTCGCCCGCGAACGTCTGCTCGCCCTCCACGACGAAGCCGCTTCCCGCCCCGGCCTCACCGCCGCGCTGTCCACTCAGGCGCCCTACAGCAACACCACCGCCGACGATCGCTACAAAGTCGCGGGATCTGCTGAGGTCGATGCCGATGGCGAGCCGACCGGCGTCTCCGCGATCTTCAATGCGATCACCGGCGACTACTTCGATGCCATTGGCGTGCCCTTGCTGCGCGGCCGCAAATTCACCGATGCCGAGGTGCACTCCGCCGACGCACCGCCCGTCGCCATCATCGACGAACGCATGGCGCAACGCCTGTTCCCCGAGGGCGACGCGTTGGGTCAGCGCATCTCTCGCACGCAAGGCCCGGCCTCCGGCGAACCGCCGGTCGAATATGAGATTGTCGGCATCTGCGGCAGTTTCCGCCACGACGTGTTTTCGCCCGATGGACCGCGGCGCGTCTTCTTCCCCTTCGCCCGGGAATCCGTGCCCAATACCTTTCTCCATCTGCGTGACGCCCGAGCCGGCCGCGATGCGGCGGTCGCGCTGCTGCCGACGGCGCGCGCGCTGATTTCCGCGGTGGACGCCAATGCTCCGGTGATCGATGCGATCCCCTTGGCCGACTTTGTTGAACGCAACATCGGCCTGTGGATCGTGCGCGTCGGCGCGGTGCTCTTCGGCGTCTTTGGCGGCGTTGCACTGTTGCTCGCGGTGATCGGTGTTTACGGCGTGAAAGCCTACGCGGTCACTCGTCGCACCCGGGAGATCGGCATTCGCATGGCCCTCGGTGCGCGTCCCGGCGATGTGTTTGCTTTGATCATGCGCCAAGGCACCGCGCAGACCGCGCTCTCCATCGTGGTCGGCGCATTCCTGTCCCTCGCCATTGGGCAACTGCTCTCCCAGATGCTCTTCCGCGTCGACCCGCTGGATCCGCTCGTATTGGGCAGCGCCGCGCTGGTGCTCGCGGTGGCCACGCTGACCGCGTGTTTCCTGCCCGCTCGTCGGGCCGCCAAAGTCGAGCCTATGCGCGCGATCCGCACCGAATAGCGCCAGCGGCTCTTCTCTCTCCTGCTAAACTGGAGGCGCGAGTCTCCCCGATTATTTACCCCATGAACACGCTGCGCCACGCCCTGCGGCAACTGCTCCGCACGCCCGGATTTTCGCTCATCGTAATCCTCTCCCTCGCGCTGGGCATCGGCGCCAATACGATCGTCTTCAGCTGGATCGACACGATCCTGTTGCGCCCCTTGCCCGGCGTGCGCCATGGCGAAGACATCGTCGCGCTGCTGCCCACCATCGATGGCAACCAAGTCGGTGGGCACACCATCTCGCTGCCCGACATCCAGGCTTACGATGAGATGGATACGGTGTTCGCCGGTGTGATCGGTTCGCAAATCACGCCGGCCAACGTGCGCATCGGCGACCGCCACCCTTGGTTGTTTGGGCAGATCGTGACTGGCAACTTTTTCGAGGTGCTCGGCGTGCAGGCTCTGCCCGACCTGGGGCGGGTGTTGCACCGCAACGACACGACGTCCCCGGGCGGCAACCCGGTGCTCGTGCTCAGCGAAGCGACGTGGCGCAGCCAGTTCGGCGCCGACCCCGCCATCGTGGGGCGCGAGATCGAACTCAACCAGCATCCCTTCACCATCGTGGGCGTGGTGCCGGCTAACTTTCGCGGCACCATGAGTGGACTGACCGCCGACTTCTGGGCGCCGGTTACGATGCATCGTGAAGTGGCCAACTTTGGTTCGCTGGAGACCCGCACCGACCGCTGGTTGCATTCCCAAGCCCGCCTCCAGCCCGGCGTATCCATCGACCAAGCACGCGCCGCCGTCACGGTGCGCGGCCAGCAACTGGCCGAGACGTATCCCGAGAACCGTCGTCACGGCGCGGTGCCGTTGCCGATGTGGCAGACGCCATATGGTGGCCAAGCCGTGTTTCTGCCCGCGCTGCGCGTGCTCGCGGTCGTCGGTCTCGTCATCCTGCTGCTCGTCACCGCCAATGTTGCCAACCTGCTCGTCGCTCGCGCGACCGCCCGCCAACAGGAGACCGCCATTCGCCTCGCCGTCGGCGCGGGTCGCCGCCACCTGGTGCAGCAATGGCTCACCGAGAGTCTGCTCTACGCCGTCCTGGGCGGCGCCGTGGGGCTCTTGGTCACCGTCTGGGGGGCATCCTTCTTTGCGATTTTCCTGCCGGAGTCGCCGCTGCCCGCGGGCTACGAGTTTGCCATCACTGGGCGGGTGCTCGGAGTCACCCTCGCCTTGAGCCTCCTCACCGGGGTCGTGTTTGGTCTCGCTCCGGCCCTGCTTGCCATCGGCACCTCGGTGCTGGAGGCGCTGAAAGCCGGTGGGCGCACCGGTAGCATGAGCGGCCGTTCGCATCGCTTGCGCAATGCCCTTGTCATCGGTGAAGTCGCCCTCGCCCTCGTGCTGCTGGCCGGTGCTGCGCTCTGCATCCGCGGCTCGCAACAGGCGCGCCAGATCGATCCGGGTTTTGATCCGAGCGGCGTATTGGTTTCGGGCCTGCGCATCGGTATGAACGGCTACGACGAGGAACGTGGTTTGGTGTTCTACCAACAACTGCGCGAACGTCTCGCCGCGACTCCGGGTGTGGAGGCCGTGGGACTCGCGAGCTGGTTCCCACTCGGTTTTGAAGGCGGCCCTTCCATCGGCATCACCGTGCCCGGCTATACGCCGACCGAAAACGAAAACATGGCCGTGCCCTACGCCATCATTTCGGCCGGGTATTTGGAAGCCATGCGGATCCCTCTTCGAGCGGGACGCGACTTCACCGATCTGGACGATGGCGAACATCCACTCGTGATGATCGTGAACGAGGCGCTGGCCGAACGCTACTGGCCCGGCCAGGACGCGGTAGGCCGCAAGGTGCAAACGTGGCGTGGCGAAGCGACGGTGGTCGGCGTCACCCCCACGGGACGCTATCGTTCGCTGAATGAGCCCGCGCAGCCCTTCCTCTATTTCGCCGATCGCCAAGGAGTCGCTGACCTCAATCTCGGCATCGCCCTGCGCACCACGGGCGGCGACCCGCGCCAACTTTTACCGACACTGCGGCAGGCGGTGGCGGCGCTGGACCCCAACGTCGAGCTGTGGGCCACCCTGCCGCTGAGCGAATACATTGAGGCCGCCCATCTCGTGAATCGCGTGGCGACCACCCTGCTGACGGGCCTCGGCGTGATCGCGCTGCTGCTCGCCTCGATGGGCATCTACGGTGTGATGGCCTTCATGGTCGGACGCCGCTTGCCCGAGTTTGGCATCCGACTCGCTCTCGGCGCGGCGCCCAAAGACGTCGCCGGTTTGGTGCTGCGTGATGGGCTGCGCCTGGTGGCGCTTGGTCTGCTCGTGGGCAGTGTCGGCGCGTGGGCGGCGGGAGTTGGTCTGGCCAGTGCCTTGCCCGGGGTTTCGAGTCACGATGTGAGTGCGATGATCGGCGTCGCATTGCTGCTCACGGGCATCGCCTTGCTCGCCTGCTGGCTGCCGGCTCGTCGCGCCATGCGGGTCGATCCCATCCAGACGCTGCAGGCGCAGTAAGCCGCGCCGCGCAGGCTCGCTGTCCCATTATTGGGAATCGCACATTCCGGCACCGGGTTGCCGGATATCCGACGCGATGAGGAAGAGTATTTTAATACGCTCACCATCTGCGTGTTACGAAAGCCTGAGTAAGCTGGCACGCCCATTGCAAAGACTTCGGTCAACCAACCTTGCCGCATGCTCGATACCTTTCTTCAAGACCTTAAAATCGGTTTCCGCGTTCTTCAAAAAGAGAAGTCCTTCTGTGCTCTCGCAGTCTTCGTGCTCGCTCTGGGCATCGGTGGCGTGACCACCCAATACGCCGTCGTTAAAGGCGCGCTCTTTCACTCCTTTGATTTCCCTCAGACGGAGCAATTGGTCGATGTCCAGATGGTCGACCCCGAGGGCTTTCAGCCGACCAACTTCAACTCGCGCATGACCACGTCGGACTTTGCCGACCTGCGCGACAACCTCACTTCGTTTAAGGCCTTCACCGGTTACCTGAACGGCTCGACCATCAACCTCACCTATCAGAACCTGCCGCGTCGCTACACAGGCGGTTACGTCTCGTGGGACTTCTTCCGCACCCTCGGCGTCTCGCCCGTGATCGGCCGCGACTTTTTGCCCGAGGAGGACCAGCCCGGCGTCAACAAAGCGGTCCTCATCAGCGACAGCCTCTGGAAGTCTGACTTCGGCAGCGACCCCGGCGTGATCGGTCGCGCCGTGCGGGTCAACGGCACCCCGGGTGAGATCGTCGGCATCATGCCCCCGGGCTTCAATTTCCCGACCAACGAGCAGCTCTGGATCCCGGTCAACTCCTCCTTCCCGGTGCGCCCGCGCAACGATCCCAACGTCAACTTCATCGCCGTGCTTGCCCGTCTCGCCGACGGCGTGACCCTCGAACAGGCGCAGACCGAAGTCACTGCGATGGCCCGCCAGTTCGCCGCCGATTTCCCCGACACCAACGAGCAGTTCACGCTCGGTTATGTGCGTCCGATGGGCGACGCCTTCACGCCCAATGGTATCCGCGGCATGCTCCTCGCCATGCTCGGCATCTGTGTGGTCGTGCTGCTCATCGCCTGCGTGAACGTGATGAACATGCAGTTCGCCCGCGCCACCCTGCGCGCCAAGGAACTCGCCATCCGCTCCTCCCTCGGTGCCACCCGCAGCCGCCTCATTCGCCAGATGCTCACCGAGAGCCTGCTCCTAGCCGCGCTCGGCGCGACCGTGGGCATCGGCATCGCCATGTGGGGCACCGACGCCATCGACACCTTTGTGCATGCTGGCACGAACCCGATCCCGTCGTGGATGACCTTCCATATCGATCCCACCGTGCTGGTTGTGGTGGTCGCCGTGACCGCGTTCTCTGCCGTGATTTCGGGTTTCGTCCCGGCTTGGATGTCGTCCCGTGCGAGTTCAATGGAAGTCCTCAAGGAAGGTGGCCGCGGCAACACGTCACGCGGCGTCATGCTGATCACCCGCGGTCTCGTCGTCGCCCAGATCTTCATGACCTGCGTGCTGCTGCTCATCACCGCGCTGCAACTGCGCTCGGTGCACAACCAGCAGTCGATCGACTACGGTTACGACACCAACAGCGTCCTCGCGGCGCGCATGGGTCTGATGGAGGGCGACTACCCGACCTCCGCCGAACGTCAGGTATTTTACGAGCGCCTCGTCCGTGAGCTCGAAGCCTCCGGCCAATTCGAATCCGTCGCCCTCACCAACCGCTTCCGCATGGTGTTCTCCGGCAACGGTCCAGTGGAAATCGAGGGCCAGGACTACCTCGACGACTCCGATCGCCAACGCGCCAACTTTGAAAACATCAGCGCCGGATTTTTTGACACCGTGGGCCTGCGCATCCTCGAGGGGCGCAACTTCACCGAGATGGACAGCGATCAACGCGAGCCGATCGCGATCGTAAACTCCTCCTTTGCGCGGAAGTATTTCGAGGGTGAATCCGCCGTCGGTCGCCGCTTCCGCACCATCCAGCAAAATGGCCAGAACGCCGGCCCGTGGCGCCGCATCGTCGGTGTCGTTGGCGACATGCGCATGCAGGGTCCGTTCAACACCCAGATCGATGAATCCGGATTCTACGTGCCCTACTTCGCCAGCGCCTTTGGCCCCATCGCCGACGCGCCCATTGCCCAGCAATTTGGCACCGTGGTGGTGAAACCGCGCGGCAACCAACGTCCGGAAGCCCTCGCCACCACCCTCCAGAATCAGGTCAATCGCGTCGACCCGAACCTGCCGCTCTACTTTGTCGAAAGCCCGCAAAGCAGCATCGATGGCTACACCGCGCAAAACGCCGTCGTCGTGACGATGTTCGGCCTCTTCGGCATCATCTCGGTCTCCCTCGCCGCCGTCGGCCTCTACGGCGTGATGAGCTTCTCGGTCAACCAACGCACCCAGGAGTTTGGCGTGCGCCTCGCGCTCGGCGCCAGTGCCCGCGATGTGCTCGGCATGGTGATCCGCCAAGCCGGCATCCAGCTCGCGATCGGGCTCGGCATCGGCACCGCTCTGGTGCTCGGCGTGGCGGTGATCGTGCCTGACGTCCTCAACCAGATCCTGCAGCTCAACAACGTAAACCTGCTCGCGGCCGACATCTACCTCGGCGTCGGCGCACTGCTCATCGTGGTTGCTGCGATCGCCGCCTTTGTCCCGGCGCGGCGCGCCACCCGCGTCGACCCGATGATCGCGCTGCGTTCCGAATAAGTCCCCGCCGCTCCTCCTCGTTTCCGCACGATGCTCAACCTCCGCTTCGCCCTTCGCCAACTCCTCCGTTCACCCGGCTTCACGCTGGTGACCGTCGTCTCCCTAGCGTTGGGCATCGGAGCCAACACCGCGATCTTCAGCCTGGTCAACGGCATGCTCCTCAAAAAGCTGCCGGTGCCGGAGCCGGAGCAATTGGTGCTCTTCAACTGGGCGGCCAGCGAAGGCGTCGGCCCTCGCTCACACAGCGGCTATTCCGAGCCGATTCCCGCCACTGGCGAACGCACCAGCACGTCCTTCTCCCTGGCGACCTTCGAGCACTTCCGCGCGCCTTCGGAGAGCCTGCGCGACGTCTTCGCCTTCGCCCCGCTGTGGCAGCTTAACGCGTCCTGGCAGGGCCAGGCGGAAAACCTCCGCAGCGCCGTCACTGTCTCCGGCAACTACCACCAGGCCCTCGGCGTGCGCATCCCCCTCGGCCGCGGCCTGCGCCCCTCCGACGATACCGCGGACGCTCCGCTCGTCGCCGTCATCTCCCACCGCTATTGGCAAAAGCGCTTCGGCGGTTCGCCCCAGGTCCTCAATGAAATCCTCACCCTCAACGGCGTGCCCTTCAGCATCGTCGGAGTGACCGCGCCGGGCTTCAACGGCACCGGCCAGGTAGGTGAGGTCAACGATGTCTACGTCCCTTTCTCCGCCTACCGGCTGATCGAGCCGGGCAACACCGAAGCCACCGAACCGTGGGCTTGGTCCATTCGCATCATGGGCCGCATGGCCGACGGCGTCACTCGGGAACAGGTTAATGCCGAGATGGCCGGCCGCTTCGCCGCGTCCTACGACGGTCACCTGAATCTCGAGGAGGGTGAACACATCCGCCTGCGCACCGCCAGTGGCAACACCGGACTCAACGAGGATCGCCGCCGTTACTCGTCCTCTCTTCGCATCCTCGCCGCCATCGTCGGCCTCGTCCTCCTCGTCGCCTGCGCAAATGTCGCCAATCTCCTCCTCGCCCGCGGCGCTGCCCGCGAACGCGAACTCGCCGTGCGCATCGCCCTCGGTGCCAGCCGCGCGCGCCTCCTCGCCCAGTTGCTCACCGAGAGCCTCCTCCTCAGCGTCTGCGGCGCCGCCCTCGGTTTGCTCATTTCGCTGTGGGCCCGCGATGCCTTCCTTGCCCTCCAACCATTCGGCGGCAGTGACTTCACGCTCAATCTCGCGCTCGATTGGCGGGTGCTCGGCTTCACCGCCGGCATCGCCGTCCTGACCGGCGTGCTCTTCGGCACCCTACCCGCCCTGCGCGCCACCCGTCGCGATGTGGTCCAGGGTTTTCAAGGCGGACACAAGACCCTCGGCGCCCCGCGCTCCCGGCTCGCCCAGACTCTCATGGTGCTCCAGATCGCGCTTTCCCTCGTGTTGCTCGTTGGCGCCGGGCTCTTCAGCCGCACCCTCGCCAATCTCGCGCGCAGCGACCTTGCCTTCGAGCGCGACCACCTCCTGCTCTTCGCGCTCGATGCCATGCCTGCCGGCTATGAGCGCAACGAACTCGATGCTGCCTATGGTCGCGTGCGCGATCGCCTCACCTCCTTACCCGGCGTTGAGTCCGTCGCCTTCTCCAGCGTTCCTTTGTTGTCCGGTCGCCGCTGGACCAGTTCCCGCGCCATCGAAGGTCATGCCGATCTCCCGGAGGATGAACGCACCATCGTCATGAACGGCGTCTCCCCCGAATTCCTCGATACCGTGCAATGGCCGCTTCTCCTCGGCCGCAACTTCACCGTCGCCGATTCCACCGACGCCCCTCGTGTCATCATCGTCAACCAGGCCTTCGCCGACCGTTACTTTCCGGGCGAAAGCGTCATCGGCCGCCGACTCGGCACCAGTGATGACAATTTGGATACCGAGATCGTCGGCGTGGTGACCGACGGCAAGACCACCAATCTGCGCGAGATTCGCCGCCCCGCCGCCTTCGTCCCCCACGCCCAGCTCCCCAACGCCCGCGCCGGCCACTTCGTGCTGCGCTATCAGGGTGCTCTCGCACCCCTCCAGCGCGCGCTGACCGCGGCCGTGCAGGAGATCGAGCCCACCCTGCCGATCATCGCCCTCCGCACTCAGAACGAGCAGATCAACCGGCTCCTCCGTGAGGAACGCATCTTCGCCTTGCTCACCTCCTCCTTCGGCCTGCTCGCCCTTCTGCTGGCCGCCGTGGGGCTCTACGGCTTGCTGGCGTATTCGGTCGTGCGCCGCACCGGTGAGATCGGCCTGCGCATGGCGCTCGGGGCGCTGCCTTCCGGCGTGCGTTGGCTGATCTTGCGTGACTGTCTGCGCCTCGCCGTCCTCGGCGTGCTCGTCGGCGCTGGCGCCGCGGCGATGCTCACCCGCCTCGTCACCAGTCAACTCTACGGCCTCTCCCCGCTGGATCCTGCGGTCTACGTCTCGAGCAGCCTGGTGCTCCTCGCGGTGGCCCTCGCCGCAGCGCTCATTCCTGTCCGTCGCGCCACCCGGGTCGATCCCATGGTCGCACTGCGCGCCGAATAACTGTTTTTTCCCTCCGTCATCATGATCCGCCAATCCTTCCGTCGCCTGCTTCGCGAACGCGGTTTCACCACCACTGTCCTGCTCACCCTCGCTCTCTGCATCGGGGCCAACGTCGCCATCTTCGCGGTGGTCGACGCTGTGCTGCTCCGCCCGCTGCCCTTCCCGCACGCCGAGCGATTGGTGAGTGTGCGCAACTCCTACCCGGGTGCCGGCGTGGCACGCAGTGGGGCGTCGGTGCCCAATTACTACGACCGCCGCAACGGCGCGATCCCGGGCTTCGAATCGGTTTCGATCGTGCAATACGGCAGCGCCATCATCGGCAACGCCGGTTCGCCTCAACGCGTGAGCCGCGGCCGCGTGTCGCCGGAGTTCTTTGATACCCTCGGCGTCAAACTGGCACGTGGCCGCACCTTCACCGAGGAGGAATTGGACTACGCCAACTCCAACGTGATCATCATCACCCACGAGTTTTGGCAAAGTCAGTTCGGCGGAGCCGAGGACATCCTCGGCCAGCAGATCGTGCTCGATGGCCAGACCAACACGGTCGTCGGCGTGCTGCCGCCGGGGTTCCGCTACCTCGACATGAACGCGCGGTTTTTCATCCCCTACGCGTCCAGCGAGGATGATCGGACGGATACCGCTCGTCACTCCAATGGCCACGACATGGTGGTCCGCCTCGCGCCGGGGGTGACGGTCGAACAGGCCCAGCAACAGCTCGATGCCTTTAACGCCGCCTTGTTGGAAACCGACCCGTTCAAAGACATTCTGATCGATGCCGGCTTCACCACCATCGTGACGTCCCTGCACGATGACGTCGTCGAAAGTGTGCGTGATGTCTTGCTGCTCCTGCAGGCTGGCGTGTTGGCGTTGCTCATCATCGGCGGCGTAAACCTCGCCAACCTGCTCCTTATCCGAGCCCATGGCCGCACCAAGGAGTTCGCCGTGCGTCAGGCCCTCGGTGCTGGCACGGTGGATCTCGCCCGCCAGATTCTGATCGAGACTGTCATGCTCGCCCTCGCCGGCGGCGTGCTGGGCGTATTGGTCGGCATCTTCGGTATCGATCTTTTGGCCGCCTTGGGCACCACCGACCTGCCGCTGGGCGCCAACATTGTTTTTGATGCCCGCGTCAGCGTGGTGAGCCTGGTCGGTTCGGTGGTGGTTGGCGTGCTGCTGGCCGTCCCCGTGCTGCTGCTGGGCCTCAAGCAAAACCTCGCCCGGGCCATCTCCAGCGAATCGCGCGGCGGCACCGTTTCCCGCGCCGCCCAAAACGTGCGCCACGGCTTCATCGTCCTGCAGGTGGCTCTCGCCTTCACCCTGCTGTGCGGAGCCGGCTTGCTGGGAGTTTCCCTGCGCAACGTGCTCAAAACGCCCACCGGATTCCGCGCGGACAACATCCTCGCCGCCTCCATTTCGTTGCCCTACGAGGGCTATGCCGAGACGCCACAGCGTTTGACCTTCCTCCAGCGCTTGCGCGAGTCGATCACCTCCCAGCCCGGGGTCTCGAGCGTGGGCTTCACTGATTCCCTTCCTTTCTCCGGCAACAACAGCGACAACGCCACCGTCGTCGAAGGCGTCGAACCCAAACCCGGCGAATCCATCCGCACCCACTATACCGCGTCCGCTTACGGTGACTATTGGCAGACGCTCGGCATCGGTTTGGTGCGGGGACGTTTCCTCAACGATGGCGACCAGGTCGAAGACGCCCCGCGGGTGTGCGTGGTCGATCAGGTGTTTGTGGATCGCTACTGGCCCGATGGTGCCGACCCGATCGGACGCCGCATCGCCACGGGCGTGCAGCTGAATGACGAAAACGCTATCCGCATCGTCGGCGTGGTTGCGCCCGTGAAACACCGCAACCTGACCGAAACCGATCCGCTCGGCACCATCTACCTGCCTTATCCGCTGCGCGCCAATCGCATGTTCCACCTCGCCATCCGCACCGAAACGCCGGCGAGCATGTTTGCCCCGACACTGCGTAAACTCGTGCTGAACATCGACCCGAACCTTCCCGTCGACGACATCGAGGTCTACACCCAACGCATCGACGACAGCCTCGTGCTGCGTCGTTCGCCTGCGCTGCTCGCCGCCGTATTCGCCGCCGTGGCGCTGTTGCTCGCCGCCGTCGGCACCTACGGTGTGCTGGCTTACGCCGTGAGCCAACGTCGTCGCGAGATCGGCGTGCGCATGGCGCTGGGGGCCCTGCCCGGCCAGGTGCTGCGGCAGTTCTTCAGTCTTGGCGCCAAACTGCTGCTGATGGGGCTCGCCCTCGGCATCGGCAGCGCGTGGATCACCGGTCGTATGATCCAGAGCGTGCTCTTCAACACCGGCACCTTCCACATCGGGGTGGCTCTGCTCACCGCCGCAATCATGGGTGCCGTGGTCATGGTCGCCATGCTCCTGCCCTCACAACGCGCCGCGCGCATCTCGCCCACCGAAGCCCTGCGCGACGACTGATATTGTCCCGTCCCTCAAATACCCT
This portion of the Actomonas aquatica genome encodes:
- a CDS encoding ABC transporter permease, translating into MLNLRFALRQLLRSPGFTLVTVVSLALGIGANTAIFSLVNGMLLKKLPVPEPEQLVLFNWAASEGVGPRSHSGYSEPIPATGERTSTSFSLATFEHFRAPSESLRDVFAFAPLWQLNASWQGQAENLRSAVTVSGNYHQALGVRIPLGRGLRPSDDTADAPLVAVISHRYWQKRFGGSPQVLNEILTLNGVPFSIVGVTAPGFNGTGQVGEVNDVYVPFSAYRLIEPGNTEATEPWAWSIRIMGRMADGVTREQVNAEMAGRFAASYDGHLNLEEGEHIRLRTASGNTGLNEDRRRYSSSLRILAAIVGLVLLVACANVANLLLARGAARERELAVRIALGASRARLLAQLLTESLLLSVCGAALGLLISLWARDAFLALQPFGGSDFTLNLALDWRVLGFTAGIAVLTGVLFGTLPALRATRRDVVQGFQGGHKTLGAPRSRLAQTLMVLQIALSLVLLVGAGLFSRTLANLARSDLAFERDHLLLFALDAMPAGYERNELDAAYGRVRDRLTSLPGVESVAFSSVPLLSGRRWTSSRAIEGHADLPEDERTIVMNGVSPEFLDTVQWPLLLGRNFTVADSTDAPRVIIVNQAFADRYFPGESVIGRRLGTSDDNLDTEIVGVVTDGKTTNLREIRRPAAFVPHAQLPNARAGHFVLRYQGALAPLQRALTAAVQEIEPTLPIIALRTQNEQINRLLREERIFALLTSSFGLLALLLAAVGLYGLLAYSVVRRTGEIGLRMALGALPSGVRWLILRDCLRLAVLGVLVGAGAAAMLTRLVTSQLYGLSPLDPAVYVSSSLVLLAVALAAALIPVRRATRVDPMVALRAE
- a CDS encoding ABC transporter permease, which translates into the protein MIRQSFRRLLRERGFTTTVLLTLALCIGANVAIFAVVDAVLLRPLPFPHAERLVSVRNSYPGAGVARSGASVPNYYDRRNGAIPGFESVSIVQYGSAIIGNAGSPQRVSRGRVSPEFFDTLGVKLARGRTFTEEELDYANSNVIIITHEFWQSQFGGAEDILGQQIVLDGQTNTVVGVLPPGFRYLDMNARFFIPYASSEDDRTDTARHSNGHDMVVRLAPGVTVEQAQQQLDAFNAALLETDPFKDILIDAGFTTIVTSLHDDVVESVRDVLLLLQAGVLALLIIGGVNLANLLLIRAHGRTKEFAVRQALGAGTVDLARQILIETVMLALAGGVLGVLVGIFGIDLLAALGTTDLPLGANIVFDARVSVVSLVGSVVVGVLLAVPVLLLGLKQNLARAISSESRGGTVSRAAQNVRHGFIVLQVALAFTLLCGAGLLGVSLRNVLKTPTGFRADNILAASISLPYEGYAETPQRLTFLQRLRESITSQPGVSSVGFTDSLPFSGNNSDNATVVEGVEPKPGESIRTHYTASAYGDYWQTLGIGLVRGRFLNDGDQVEDAPRVCVVDQVFVDRYWPDGADPIGRRIATGVQLNDENAIRIVGVVAPVKHRNLTETDPLGTIYLPYPLRANRMFHLAIRTETPASMFAPTLRKLVLNIDPNLPVDDIEVYTQRIDDSLVLRRSPALLAAVFAAVALLLAAVGTYGVLAYAVSQRRREIGVRMALGALPGQVLRQFFSLGAKLLLMGLALGIGSAWITGRMIQSVLFNTGTFHIGVALLTAAIMGAVVMVAMLLPSQRAARISPTEALRDD